The following proteins are encoded in a genomic region of Xenopus laevis strain J_2021 chromosome 3L, Xenopus_laevis_v10.1, whole genome shotgun sequence:
- the LOC108710890 gene encoding protocadherin gamma-C5-like — MDIQSSATAWKWQVVYSFLLCSWGWVSGQIIFSVGEETEQGSLVGNVAQVLGINLVDISKRRLHLGSERNRKHFALNPANGDLTVKERIDRESLCGSSSACVLPIEIVAENPLELYSLEIEIIDINDNSPTFSVSEHIINITELLSSPGVRFPLEIAYDPDVGKNGISQYKINPTPHFSLSVKNRKDGTLIPELVLETVLDREEKGEHRLVLTALDGGEPPRSGSCHITVNVLDINDNPPVFEKSNYKIKLLENPKLNTVLTTLNATDLDEGRNGEIEYYFDSHTSESAKELFYLNSQTGEIYIKGILDYEESNFHELSIRAKDKGVPKMEGQCLLQVEVEDANDNPPEIILTSTSTDVPENAALETAVAFFTVKDKDSGKNGEVTLTLSPNLPFKIKPLKNHYSLVTDQLLDREKISQYVIQMTAKDLGSPTLQTHVAFSLNISDINDNPPLFLQASYDAILHENKEPGSFLCVVSAFDSDEGVNAELTYSIVNSNIDVFSVSSLVYIDPKNGNVYSQRAFDYENIQVFKITVRVEDSGSPKLFSNATVSIFILDVNDNYPTLLYPKYTRELIIDERIPNSASPGYLVTKLSAVDLDSGHNAWLLFSLVDDTDTTLFKVSAYTGEIRTIRELQETDYKEQRLVTSISDHGEPPLSTTVIILVNVIESTEEKNPKPQDFLTNSKPATDLTLYLIVSLVAISLVSLITFIILIVKCLNNATYGNSSVCCFTSRSYSDQYADQYKPTLYLNTDGTLKYMEVRMVPTDPQGQCYQNCFQTAAETPNVSIMKAQHFPQLNDSVNENKGCVDTNCLNDTQQVSVFVYSLIL, encoded by the coding sequence ATGGACATCCAAAGCTCTGCAACGGCTTGGAAATGGCAAGTAGTGTATTCCTTTCTCCTTTGTAGCTGGGGCTGGGTTTCTGGGCAGATTATATTTTCTGTTGGTGAAGAGACGGAGCAAGGATCGCTTGTGGGAAATGTAGCTCAGGTTTTAGGGATAAACCTGGTAGATATATCTAAAAGGAGACTGCATTTAGGGTCTGAGAGAAATAGGAAACATTTTGCTCTAAATCCAGCAAATGGAGATCTAACAGTGAAAGAAAGGATAGACAGAGAGAGCCTTTGTGGATCCAGCTCTGCTTGTGTATTACCTATTGAAATTGTTGCTGAAAATCCATTGGAACTTTATAGTCTGGAAATTGAAATAATAGATATAAATGATAATTCACCAACCTTCTCTGTTAGTGAGCACATTATAAATATAACAGAGTTACTATCAAGCCCTGGTGTTCGATTTCCTTTAGAGATTGCATATGATCCAGATGTTGGAAAAAATGGCATTAGCCAGTATAAAATAAATCCAACCCCACATTTTTCATTGTCTGTGAAGAATCGAAAGGATGGGACTCTTATCCCTGAGCTGGTATTAGAAACAGTTCTTGATAGAGAAGAAAAAGGAGAGCATAGACTCGTTTTAACAGCTCTGGATGGTGGTGAACCTCCCAGATCAGGATCTTGTCACATTACAGTAAATGTTTTGGATATCAATGACAACCCTCCAGTATTTGAGAAATCAAATTATAAGataaaactactagaaaatcccaaattaaatacagtattaaCAACATTAAATGCTACAGATCTGGATGAGGGAAGAAATGGAGAAATAGAATATTACTTTGACAGCCATACCTCAGAGTCTGCAaaggaattattttatttaaattcacaaaCAGGGGAAATTTATATTAAAGGCATATTGGATTATGAAGAATCAAATTTTCATGAACTATCAATTCGAGCTAAGGATAAAGGAGTTCCTAAAATGGAAGGACAATGTTTACTTCAAGTAGAGGTTGAAGATGCAAATGATAATCCTCCTGAAATAATTCTGACATCTACTTCAACTGATGTCCCTGAAAATGCAGCATTAGAAACTGCGGTggctttttttacagtgaaagacAAAGATTCTGGGAAAAATGGAGAGGTGACATTAACACTTTCTCCAAATCtgccttttaaaataaaacctttgaaaaatcACTATTCGTTGGTCACAGATCAATTGCTGGACAGAGAGAAGATCTCTCAATATGTTATCCAAATGACTGCAAAGGATTTGGGTTCCCCTACTTTGCAGACGCACGTTGCATTTAGCCTAAATATATCTGACATTAATGATAATCCCCCACTTTTCCTGCAAGCTAGTTATGATGCtattttacatgaaaataaaGAACCTGGTAGTTTTTTATGTGTGGTTTCTGCATTTGATTCAGATGAGGGAGTTAATGCCGAATTAACATATTCTATAGTGAATAGTAATATAGATGTTTTTTCTGTATCTTCACTTGTTTATATTGACCCTAAAAATGGTAATGTCTATTCCCAGCGTGCCTTCGACTATGAAAATATTCAGGTTTTTAAAATTACTGTAAGAGTAGAAGACTCGGGCTCTCCAAAATTATTTTCCAATGCCACTGTGTCTATATTTATATTGGATGTTAATGATAACTATCCAACTCTATTATACCCAAAATATACAAGAGAGCTAATCATAGATGAAAGAATTCCAAACTCTGCTTCCCCTGGTTATTTAGTCACAAAGCTCTCAGCAGTGGATTTAGATTCAGGTCACAATGCCTGGTTACTCTTTAGTCTCGTTGATGATACCGATACCACTTTATTTAAAGTATCTGCATACACTGGGGAAATTAGAACCATTAGAGAATTGCAAGAAACAGATTATAAAGAGCAACGTCTTGTCACTTCAATCAGTGACCATGGGGAACCCCCTTTATCAACAACAGTCATCATACTTGTCAATGTAATTGAAAGCACGgaagaaaaaaaccctaaaccTCAGGATTTTCTTACCAATTCGAAACCTGCTACAGACCTGACCCTTTATCTGATCGTTTCTCTGGTGGCTATAAGCTTAGTTTCCCTTATTACCTTCATAATATTAATAGTCAAATGTCTAAACAACGCAACTTATGGCAACAGTAGTGTTTGCTGTTTTACAAGCAGATCCTATTCAGATCAATATGCAGATCAGTATAAACCAACACTTTACCTGAACACAGATGGAACCTTAAAATACATGGAAGTGCGGATGGTTCCCACAGATCCTCAGGGACAATGTTATCAAAACTGTTTTCAGACAGCAGCAGAAACACCTAATGTCAGCATAATGAAGGCACAACATTTTCCTCAATTAAATGACTCTGTCAATGAAAATAAAGGGTGTGTTGACACAAACTGTCTAAATGACACACAACAGGTGAGtgtttttgtttattcattaATTTTGTAA